The proteins below are encoded in one region of Campylobacter rectus:
- a CDS encoding cytochrome-c peroxidase: MPRAFLQVVSCILLFFCVHSFAASHVLAPITPPKFDEQKALLGKELFFDTELSPSGTLSCEKCHNLYWNLSGTSKKNVKISVGSQVSPPTALNSALNFIFFKNGEIKDLEEQVKRSLTGENQLGSEPKFLTRKVNQNPVYKQKFLEIYGEDATFENITDALVNFEKALVTPNAKFDKFIEGDANALNEDEKHGFELFKKIGCINCHSGVNLGANLYYELKFDSGEGSQAGRYKVPSLRNIEKTAPYLYSGEIADLKEAIKFVAKKRINYNLSDEQTQALYKFLLTLSGEKPEILK, translated from the coding sequence TTGCCGCGAGCGTTTTTGCAGGTAGTTTCGTGCATTTTGTTATTTTTTTGCGTTCACTCTTTCGCCGCCTCTCACGTTTTAGCGCCCATTACCCCGCCCAAATTTGACGAACAAAAAGCGCTTCTTGGTAAAGAGCTGTTTTTCGACACGGAGCTAAGCCCGAGCGGAACGCTATCGTGCGAAAAGTGCCACAACCTTTACTGGAACCTAAGCGGCACGAGTAAAAAAAACGTAAAAATCTCCGTCGGCTCTCAGGTCAGCCCGCCCACGGCGCTAAATTCGGCATTAAATTTTATTTTTTTTAAAAACGGCGAGATTAAAGACTTAGAGGAGCAGGTAAAACGGAGTCTAACGGGCGAAAATCAGCTCGGTAGCGAGCCTAAATTTTTAACCCGAAAGGTAAATCAAAACCCCGTCTATAAGCAAAAATTCCTTGAGATTTACGGCGAGGACGCGACCTTTGAAAACATCACCGACGCTCTGGTAAATTTTGAAAAAGCTCTTGTCACGCCAAACGCCAAATTCGACAAATTTATCGAAGGCGACGCAAACGCGCTAAACGAGGACGAAAAACACGGGTTTGAACTCTTTAAAAAAATCGGCTGCATAAACTGCCATAGCGGCGTAAATCTGGGCGCAAACCTCTACTACGAGCTCAAATTCGATAGCGGCGAGGGCAGTCAAGCGGGACGCTACAAAGTGCCTAGTTTGCGAAATATCGAAAAAACCGCGCCTTATCTTTATAGCGGTGAGATTGCGGACCTTAAAGAAGCGATCAAATTCGTCGCCAAAAAGCGCATAAACTACAATCTAAGCGACGAGCAAACGCAAGCGCTTTATAAATTTTTGCTGACTTTAAGCGGCGAAAAACCGGAAATTTTAAAATGA
- the purM gene encoding phosphoribosylformylglycinamidine cyclo-ligase, whose protein sequence is MISYKDAGVDIDAGNDFVNAIKPFVKATQTPHVLGGIGSFSGAVRLPAGYKKPAILGATDGVGTKLRLAIDARKFEGVGQDLVAMCVNDLICNFAEPLFFLDYYATAKLEIADAKEVVKSIAEGCKLARCALIGGETAEMPSMYEKGDFDLAGFAVGIAEEDEIDRSKFVREGDVLIALTSSGLHSNGFSLARKVIAELGLKFDDKVDGRALIDVLLEPTRIYVGDFLNLKDKIHALAHITGGGIVENLPRVFPEGLGAKIEHAAIRTPEIFKIIAQKVKPAEMMRTFNMGVGMIVVAPKENADFVLANTDGYVIGEVVKGEGAQLV, encoded by the coding sequence ATGATAAGCTACAAAGACGCGGGCGTCGATATAGACGCGGGAAATGACTTCGTAAACGCGATAAAACCGTTCGTCAAAGCGACGCAAACTCCGCACGTTTTGGGCGGTATCGGCTCGTTTAGCGGCGCAGTAAGGCTACCTGCAGGCTACAAAAAGCCCGCGATCCTAGGCGCTACCGACGGCGTAGGCACAAAGCTGCGACTCGCGATCGACGCGCGCAAATTTGAGGGCGTCGGCCAGGATCTCGTCGCGATGTGCGTGAATGATCTCATCTGCAACTTCGCCGAGCCGCTATTTTTCCTCGACTACTACGCGACGGCGAAGCTCGAGATTGCGGATGCCAAAGAGGTAGTAAAAAGCATCGCCGAAGGCTGCAAACTCGCGCGCTGCGCGCTTATCGGCGGCGAGACGGCGGAGATGCCCTCGATGTATGAAAAGGGCGACTTCGACCTAGCGGGCTTTGCCGTGGGTATCGCCGAAGAGGACGAGATCGACCGCTCTAAATTTGTCCGCGAGGGCGACGTACTTATCGCGCTTACTAGCAGCGGCCTGCACTCAAACGGCTTCTCGCTCGCGCGCAAAGTGATCGCCGAGCTGGGGCTAAAATTTGACGACAAAGTGGACGGTCGCGCACTCATCGACGTGCTTTTGGAGCCGACCAGGATTTACGTCGGAGACTTTTTAAATTTAAAAGACAAGATCCACGCGCTCGCGCACATCACGGGCGGAGGCATAGTGGAAAACCTGCCGCGCGTATTCCCCGAGGGGCTGGGTGCAAAGATCGAGCATGCCGCGATCCGCACGCCTGAGATCTTTAAAATCATCGCGCAAAAAGTGAAGCCGGCAGAGATGATGAGGACGTTTAATATGGGCGTTGGTATGATCGTCGTAGCGCCGAAAGAAAACGCGGACTTCGTGCTGGCAAATACCGACGGCTACGTTATCGGCGAGGTTGTAAAAGGCGAGGGAGCGCAGCTGGTTTAA
- a CDS encoding sulfatase-like hydrolase/transferase, protein MNYISIVLFIVSIFLIKFLRLRVVIGIASVLSFVYIVFLICEFSLQIFTGNTFTPFTINLLKISIEGASIEPFAKDIAIGICTVACSALFCVIIYKRSSTAAKNLPRNKNRVRIGAVFFAVCFTAAFVLNPLTRSAWEVKNAFYPSVKRLKQDIYPLIALPKFNAPKKRKNIVYIYLESLNSGYMDEKLFPDLMPNINALSSRLEFDNIHQNPGAAITIEGFFASNCAMPYIYNFDDQNKNIFYKNITCASDILHELGYHTYFMKGASLKFQKTDEYFKAHHFDEMKGLADIDIKANKTVWDGGWGVNDDDMFDIAWEDFTRLSKSGQPFLQSMITLSTHAPDGIIPKACENMEYNFQGNSVRMLRAVKCTDMLVGNFIKKIRSSEFAKDTLIVIQNDHVVPYIQSSKETYDALIHSSKGGGMLFMMIDDDFEGVKIINSMGFSLDTFVAVLGYLGITNELNLGRSVIGSKSLYGSDMRIYSKAAALLRHLKYDEIKQRRSQQNL, encoded by the coding sequence TTGAATTATATTTCTATCGTTTTATTTATCGTTTCTATTTTTTTAATTAAATTTTTACGTCTCAGAGTCGTTATAGGCATAGCAAGCGTGCTTAGTTTTGTGTATATCGTATTTTTGATTTGCGAATTTTCGTTGCAAATTTTTACCGGCAACACTTTTACGCCATTTACTATAAATTTGTTAAAAATAAGTATCGAGGGCGCTTCTATTGAGCCTTTTGCTAAAGACATCGCGATTGGTATTTGCACGGTTGCGTGTTCTGCGCTATTTTGTGTGATAATTTATAAAAGATCATCTACCGCGGCAAAAAATTTGCCTCGCAATAAAAACAGAGTCAGAATCGGAGCCGTGTTTTTTGCCGTTTGTTTTACGGCGGCATTTGTTCTAAATCCGCTAACGCGTTCGGCTTGGGAGGTAAAAAACGCTTTTTATCCAAGCGTAAAAAGGTTAAAACAAGATATCTATCCGCTCATCGCCTTGCCTAAATTTAATGCGCCCAAAAAGAGAAAAAATATAGTTTATATTTATTTAGAAAGCCTTAATAGCGGCTATATGGACGAAAAGCTTTTTCCTGATCTGATGCCTAATATCAACGCATTATCTTCGCGCTTGGAATTTGACAACATTCACCAAAATCCCGGCGCAGCTATAACGATAGAGGGATTTTTTGCAAGCAATTGCGCGATGCCTTATATTTATAATTTCGACGATCAAAACAAAAATATTTTTTATAAAAATATAACGTGCGCTAGCGATATTTTGCATGAGCTTGGCTACCATACGTATTTTATGAAAGGGGCTTCTTTAAAATTTCAAAAGACCGACGAATATTTTAAAGCGCACCATTTTGACGAGATGAAGGGACTTGCGGATATCGATATAAAAGCAAATAAAACCGTATGGGACGGCGGATGGGGAGTAAATGACGACGATATGTTTGATATCGCGTGGGAAGATTTTACCAGGTTGAGTAAAAGCGGTCAGCCGTTTTTGCAATCTATGATCACGCTCTCCACCCACGCACCCGACGGCATAATACCAAAAGCTTGCGAAAATATGGAGTATAATTTTCAAGGTAACAGCGTTCGGATGCTGCGTGCGGTTAAGTGCACCGATATGCTAGTCGGTAATTTTATTAAAAAAATACGCTCCAGCGAATTTGCAAAAGATACGCTTATCGTGATTCAAAACGATCACGTGGTGCCTTATATACAAAGCTCGAAAGAAACTTATGATGCGCTTATACATAGCTCTAAGGGCGGCGGAATGCTATTTATGATGATAGATGATGATTTTGAGGGGGTAAAAATCATAAATTCTATGGGTTTCAGCCTGGATACCTTTGTTGCCGTTTTAGGCTATCTTGGCATAACAAACGAGCTAAATTTGGGACGTAGCGTGATCGGTTCAAAATCTCTTTACGGTAGCGATATGAGAATTTATTCAAAAGCCGCAGCTTTATTAAGACACCTAAAATATGACGAGATAAAACAAAGGCGCTCGCAGCAAAATTTATAA
- the coaE gene encoding dephospho-CoA kinase (Dephospho-CoA kinase (CoaE) performs the final step in coenzyme A biosynthesis.), which produces MPKFKHAIVITGSIGSGKSAVCELLAERGFEIIDADRISHCILDRCAAQVAEIFGAQYVVQKDAQTENSSLHAGFSDERCVDLASGYKFKDETVLIGDSGAKDGKNSIDTTHADLKFDARHGEEILEEILPGSRASVDRKKLGELVFKNPAELAKLEALLHPKITAEILSQARALEAKEKIFFVDIPLFFEGKRYEFFDKVAVVYAPKDTLIARVMKRNGLSCDAAKRRVELQADIEQKRAMADFVIDNSGDLEYLKEQTREFLEKISANSFKDAKL; this is translated from the coding sequence ATGCCGAAATTTAAACACGCTATCGTCATCACGGGTAGCATCGGTAGCGGCAAGAGTGCGGTTTGCGAGCTACTTGCCGAGCGCGGATTTGAGATCATCGATGCTGACCGGATCTCGCATTGCATCCTTGATCGCTGCGCCGCGCAGGTGGCTGAAATTTTCGGTGCGCAATACGTCGTGCAAAAAGACGCACAGACTGAAAATTCGAGCTTGCATGCAGGATTTAGCGATGAGAGGTGTGTAGATTTAGCCTCCGGCTATAAATTTAAAGACGAGACCGTTTTGATCGGCGATAGCGGTGCGAAAGATGGCAAAAATTCTATCGATACGACGCATGCGGATTTAAAATTTGATGCGCGTCACGGCGAAGAAATTTTAGAAGAAATTTTACCGGGTTCTCGCGCATCTGTAGATCGCAAAAAGCTAGGCGAGCTGGTGTTTAAGAATCCTGCGGAGCTTGCAAAGCTAGAAGCGCTGTTGCATCCAAAGATAACGGCTGAAATTTTATCGCAGGCGCGGGCTTTAGAGGCGAAAGAAAAGATTTTTTTTGTCGATATTCCACTGTTTTTCGAGGGCAAGAGATATGAGTTTTTCGATAAAGTGGCGGTCGTTTATGCGCCTAAAGATACGCTAATCGCGCGCGTGATGAAGCGAAACGGGCTTAGCTGCGACGCTGCAAAACGTCGCGTAGAGCTGCAAGCGGATATCGAGCAAAAGCGCGCTATGGCGGACTTTGTGATAGACAATAGCGGGGATTTGGAATATTTAAAAGAGCAAACGCGGGAGTTTTTGGAGAAAATTTCGGCAAATAGTTTCAAAGACGCTAAACTTTAG
- a CDS encoding EAL domain-containing protein, with protein MKHKIIFHKILFLVIVCIAFFGTAMIYKATKDLATAYGWKGTIEKMIDANDEVNFLLEKSLLEADYDAVMHYTAEFKKGLNKLNANNLISFEKLALNKKTFGELEEALKEKAELTDKFNSVTIMAKLVYNEIILKFEALEGLHFNELMPQILMFRYDLNTDLAAPGRLLNEHLKEPKLSKSDAGFLASAQKLLGCYEQAQEIFHRIEALEIYKKLYNIKEKNEQYIKKASSNLRGTMALVFVLFALALVFIYLSYARAKSNIRLLNRFEQAVNHSFNAITFTDLDKKIKYVNKIFERNFGYEFKELKDKNINLIKSNMHPKEFYQDMIETIENNQIWRADDLISKTKSGELIREQVIFSPLFNENGDKDGYMSIKFDRTKEIAMTKELENKNKELQNEALTDKLTGLGSYFALTQRMEQGVSGMIIYININNFMDFRFFYKTKTVDAIIASFAATLKLCIDTYKMDADIYRVQFDEFCIWYGGEEVDRDVHRFMDYFKANDLYITVDGVKEFIPNIKITIGVSMPQDTPQTNRLTQAMLAHHEAKQKEEVAQFYTENSHIEQQYYHNQIMSRTIENALYNDTVIVECQPIYDVSGEGTRIKYYEVLVRLIDENGKIRYPGEFLDIAKKISLYNDITKKVVEHVFRLVEKFTNTSFSMNLSSSDIANESIRDLIEKKLRVCSNPEHVYFEILESEGVDDYKIVNDFINKIRAYDCKISIDDFGSGYSNYYRILELDIDTIKIDGSIIKKLPFDKNARYLLQTIIDFAGRQGYNVVAEFVSSEEILAEIKKFGIKYAQGFLLGKPTSPSNIEE; from the coding sequence ATGAAACACAAGATAATTTTTCATAAAATTTTATTTCTTGTTATCGTTTGTATCGCATTTTTCGGCACTGCGATGATCTACAAAGCCACTAAAGACCTAGCCACCGCCTACGGGTGGAAAGGCACGATCGAAAAGATGATAGACGCTAACGACGAGGTAAATTTCTTGCTCGAAAAAAGCCTTTTAGAGGCCGACTACGACGCGGTTATGCACTATACGGCGGAGTTTAAAAAAGGTCTTAATAAGCTTAATGCAAACAATCTCATATCGTTTGAAAAACTCGCGCTAAACAAAAAAACTTTCGGCGAATTGGAAGAGGCGCTTAAAGAAAAGGCCGAACTAACGGATAAATTTAACTCTGTGACGATAATGGCGAAGCTCGTTTATAACGAGATAATTTTAAAATTCGAGGCTTTAGAAGGGCTTCATTTTAACGAGCTGATGCCGCAAATTTTGATGTTTAGATACGATCTAAACACCGATCTGGCTGCACCCGGAAGGCTTTTAAACGAGCATTTAAAAGAACCCAAGCTAAGCAAAAGCGATGCGGGATTTTTAGCTAGCGCGCAAAAGCTGCTTGGTTGCTACGAGCAAGCGCAAGAGATTTTCCACCGCATAGAGGCTCTTGAAATTTACAAAAAACTCTATAACATAAAAGAAAAAAACGAGCAATATATCAAAAAAGCCTCGTCGAATTTACGAGGAACGATGGCGCTGGTGTTTGTGCTATTTGCGCTAGCATTGGTATTTATCTATCTTTCTTACGCTAGAGCCAAGAGCAACATCAGGCTGTTAAACCGCTTCGAGCAAGCCGTAAATCACAGCTTTAACGCTATAACCTTTACCGATCTGGACAAGAAAATAAAATACGTAAATAAAATCTTCGAGCGAAATTTCGGATATGAGTTTAAAGAACTAAAAGACAAAAATATAAATCTCATCAAATCCAATATGCACCCGAAAGAATTTTATCAAGATATGATAGAAACGATAGAGAACAATCAAATTTGGCGAGCCGACGATCTAATCAGCAAGACAAAAAGCGGCGAGCTCATCCGCGAGCAGGTCATTTTTTCGCCGCTTTTTAACGAAAACGGCGACAAAGACGGCTATATGTCGATCAAATTTGATAGAACCAAAGAGATCGCGATGACCAAAGAGCTCGAAAATAAAAACAAAGAGCTGCAAAACGAAGCGCTGACGGACAAGCTAACGGGGCTTGGCAGTTATTTTGCTCTGACGCAAAGGATGGAGCAAGGCGTAAGCGGTATGATCATCTATATAAATATAAATAATTTTATGGATTTTCGCTTCTTTTATAAAACCAAAACCGTGGATGCCATCATCGCCTCTTTTGCCGCCACGCTTAAGCTTTGCATAGATACTTATAAGATGGATGCCGACATTTACAGGGTGCAGTTTGACGAGTTTTGTATCTGGTACGGCGGCGAGGAAGTAGATCGCGACGTACATAGATTTATGGATTATTTCAAGGCAAACGACCTTTATATCACGGTTGACGGCGTAAAAGAATTTATCCCGAATATAAAAATCACGATCGGCGTCAGCATGCCTCAAGACACACCTCAAACAAACCGTCTAACCCAGGCCATGCTAGCTCACCACGAGGCTAAGCAAAAAGAAGAGGTAGCACAGTTTTATACCGAAAACAGCCACATCGAGCAGCAGTACTATCACAACCAAATTATGTCGCGAACCATCGAAAACGCCCTATATAACGACACCGTGATCGTCGAGTGTCAGCCTATTTACGACGTATCGGGCGAAGGGACGCGCATCAAATACTACGAAGTACTCGTGCGCCTCATCGACGAAAACGGCAAGATCCGCTACCCGGGCGAGTTTTTAGACATAGCAAAGAAAATTTCGCTTTATAACGACATCACGAAAAAAGTCGTCGAGCACGTATTTAGGCTCGTGGAAAAATTTACGAATACGAGCTTTTCGATGAATCTTTCCAGTAGCGATATCGCAAACGAGAGCATCAGAGATCTCATCGAGAAAAAACTACGCGTCTGCTCGAACCCCGAGCACGTGTATTTTGAGATATTAGAGAGCGAGGGCGTGGATGACTATAAGATAGTAAATGATTTCATCAACAAAATCCGCGCCTACGACTGTAAAATTTCGATCGATGATTTCGGCAGCGGCTACTCGAACTACTACCGCATCTTGGAGCTTGATATCGACACGATCAAGATCGACGGCTCGATCATCAAAAAATTGCCGTTTGACAAAAACGCCCGCTATCTGTTGCAAACCATCATCGACTTTGCCGGAAGACAAGGCTACAACGTCGTGGCGGAGTTTGTGAGCTCAGAAGAAATCCTCGCCGAAATAAAGAAATTCGGCATCAAATACGCTCAAGGATTTTTGCTGGGCAAACCGACCTCGCCGAGCAATATCGAGGAGTAA
- a CDS encoding class I SAM-dependent methyltransferase translates to MKEMWDKKAASYPRFTGAPSEFQTRLYAKIAEFGVKFDAKSLADIGCGTGVHTLLLAGICREVTGMDISDEMLKIMLKDAAKFGVSNLTAVQSDFKNFNPNRVYDIAFSTMSPAISDEEDFEKFINLGKQRVYLWWNKPRNSNVLDMLYDEFEKRDFKAKAGLFEDYLRRKNIAFNSCVLEESKEQKRTIEEMTQNALWHLQISNFAQEESAVRKRLESIAREGFVTEKIVSSMKLLVF, encoded by the coding sequence ATGAAAGAAATGTGGGATAAAAAAGCGGCGAGTTACCCGCGATTTACGGGTGCGCCGAGCGAATTTCAAACACGGCTCTACGCCAAGATCGCGGAGTTTGGCGTTAAATTTGACGCCAAGAGCCTAGCCGACATCGGCTGCGGCACGGGCGTGCATACGCTGCTACTAGCCGGCATTTGCCGCGAGGTAACAGGTATGGATATTTCAGACGAGATGCTAAAAATCATGCTCAAAGACGCGGCCAAATTTGGCGTCTCAAATTTAACCGCCGTGCAAAGCGATTTTAAAAACTTTAATCCAAACCGCGTTTACGACATAGCTTTTAGCACGATGAGCCCTGCGATTTCGGACGAGGAAGACTTTGAAAAATTTATAAATTTAGGAAAACAAAGGGTCTATCTTTGGTGGAATAAGCCGCGAAATTCAAACGTCTTAGATATGCTTTACGATGAATTTGAAAAGCGAGATTTTAAGGCAAAAGCGGGACTTTTCGAGGATTACTTGCGCCGTAAAAATATCGCATTTAACTCCTGCGTGCTAGAAGAATCCAAAGAGCAAAAACGCACGATCGAGGAGATGACGCAAAACGCGCTTTGGCATTTGCAAATTTCAAATTTCGCACAGGAAGAAAGCGCAGTCAGAAAGCGACTGGAAAGCATCGCGCGCGAGGGCTTCGTAACGGAAAAAATCGTCTCTTCAATGAAGCTTTTGGTTTTTTAG